The Dioscorea cayenensis subsp. rotundata cultivar TDr96_F1 chromosome 7, TDr96_F1_v2_PseudoChromosome.rev07_lg8_w22 25.fasta, whole genome shotgun sequence genome includes a region encoding these proteins:
- the LOC120264500 gene encoding uncharacterized protein LOC120264500, which translates to MQTSSSRREATPEYRHKPPVGCISGILRLLSGRHSRKRLTSASKKDKITGPSPVKPSPEPVKEVEKKGSEHTLMPEKKTLAMLAIGEPRRRSCETPRSPTITPEIRRSSADSPRRSSALVARLMGLDDAPTSFPESAAEKRRKLLGALERCDEDLKALKRIIETVQLAELRTKQINTVGSLDERGQVKVRCRLDCGDLTVKAGSKDINGEQPSPVSVLDVITSPRFRANKSDKSIGSRTQETSPLGVFSQPGDSEKSSSG; encoded by the exons ATGCAGACGTCATCATCCCGCCGGGAAGCCACGCCGGAATACCGCCATAAGCCCCCCGTCGGCTGCATCTCCGGCATTCTCCGACTACTCTCCGGCCGTCACTCCCGCAAGCGCCTCACCTCCG CTAGCAAAAAGGACAAGATCACCGGACCATCTCCTGTGAAACCGTCGCCGGAGCCGGTGAAGGAAGTGGAGAAGAAGGGATCGGAACATACCTTGATGCCGGAGAAGAAGACACTCGCAATGCTGGCTATCGGAGAACCCCGGCGGCGATCTTGTGAGACACCACGTAGCCCGACGATAACACCGGAGATCCGACGATCCTCCGCCGATAGCCCTCGCCGGTCGTCGGCACTGGTGGCGCGGCTCATGGGCCTCGATGACGCTCCAACGAGCTTCCCCGAATCCGCAGCGGAGAAGCGGCGAAAGCTCTTGGGAGCGCTGGAAAGATGCGATGAGGATTTAAAGGCCTTGAAGCGGATCATCGAGACCGTACAGCTGGCAGAGCTCCGAACGAAACAGATCAACACCGTTGGTTCACTCGATGAGCGTGGCCAGGTTAAAGTTCGATGCCGTTTGGACTGTGGAGATTTGACGGTGAAAGCGGGATCTAAGGACATTAACGGCGAACAGCCCAGCCCAGTGTCGGTGCTCGACGTGATTACGTCACCGAGGTTTCGCGCCAATAAATCCGATaaat CCATTGGATCAAGAACTCAAGAAACATCACCTTTGGGTGTGTTCTCCCAACCAG GTGATAGTGAAAAGAGTAGCAGTGGTTAA
- the LOC120265232 gene encoding uncharacterized protein LOC120265232 → MDPIWVKLDRFLVNYSWVDNFLKILQKSLPRLGSDHVPIPLEVGTFCSVPRPFLFELAWTTSDGFLELVSHWWMDLTPRDISKETICLSALESRQELILLDRLEETRKQEEIYWRQRSRLQWLKEGDENTKFFHVVVGEKIEISSLAYFIRDASLSNSKDISKVFTARFQQ, encoded by the exons ATGGACCCAATCTGGGTTAAGCTTGATCGCTTTCTTGTCAACTATTCTTGGGTGGATAACTTCCTGAAGATTCTCCAGAAAAGTCTCCCTCGACTTGGATCCGATCATGTGCCTATCCCCCTTGAGGTGGGTACATTTTGCTCTGTCCCAAGACCATTCCTTTTTGAATTGGCTTGGACCACTTCAGATGGTTTCCTGGAGCTTGTTTCTCATTGGTGGATGGATCTAACTCCAAGAG ATATTTCTAAGGAGACTATCTGTTTATCGGCGTTGGAATCTAGACAGGAGCTGATCCTATTGGATAGGCTTGAGGAGACCCGTaaacaagaagagatttattggaGACAAAGATCGAGGCTTCAATGGCTTAAGGAGGGtgatgaaaatacaaaattctttCATGTTGTGGTGGGcgaaaaaatagaaatttcatCCCTTGCTTATTTCATAAGGGATGCTTCCTTGTCTAATTCTAAGGATATCAGTAAGGTTTTCACTGCTCGTTTTCAACAGTAG
- the LOC120264902 gene encoding esterase GA18864-like, translated as MADQLTDDQISEFKEAFSLFDKDGDGCITTKELGTVMRSLGQNPTEAELQDMINEVDVDGNGTIDFPEFLNLMARKMKDTDSEEELREAFRVFDKDQNGFISAAELRHVMTNLGEKLTDEEVDEMIREADVDGDGQINYEEFVKVMMAKVVGISYHCVVFVLLLLSFISWSLNLEHLIPRAAGHLLKMKVLCLHGFRTSGSFLQKQISKWDPSIFQDFSMVFPDGKYPAAGKSDIEGIFPPPYFEWFQFAKEFTEYTNLEECISFLCDYITEHGPFDGLLGFSQGSTLSALMLGYQAQGKILQNHPPFKFFISISGSKFRDPSICEIAYKEPIKVKSVHFIGAKDWLKVPSEDFASAFHNPLIIRHPQGHTVPRLDENTTELLKEWTKTVLLDGKSLAEDNDPKTLSEDNDSKTSNDTSGESQSVVVEA; from the exons ATGGCGGATCAGCTCACCGATGATCAGATCTCTGAGTTCAAGGAGGCCTTTAGCTTGTTCGACAAGGATGGAGACG GTTGCATCACAACGAAGGAGCTGGGAACTGTGATGCGTTCACTGGGGCAAAACCCGACAGAGGCAGAGCTGCAGGACATGATAAATGAGGTGGATGTTGACGGTAATGGGACAATTGACTTCCCAGAGTTCCTCAACCTTATGGCCCGCAAGATGAAGGACACTGACTCTGAGGAGGAGCTCAGGGAGGCTTTCCGTGTTTTTGACAAGGACCAGAATGGTTTCATCTCAGCTGCTGAACTCCGCCATGTCATGACCAACCTCGGTGAGAAGCTGACTGATGAGGAAGTTGATGAGATGATACGGGAGGctgatgttgatggtgatggCCAGATCAACTATGAAGAGTTTGTCAAAGTCATGATGGCCAA AGTGGTAGGTATCAGCTACCACTGTGTGGTATTTGTCTTgttgcttctttctttcatctcTTGGTCTTTAAATCTTGAACACTTGATACCGAGAGCTGCTGGACATCTCCTGAAGATGAAGGTGCTGTGTCTTCATGGCTTCCGAACCAGTGGAAGCTTTCTCCAGAAACAGATCAGCAAGTGGGATCCCTCTATCTTCCAAGATTTCTCTATg GTTTTCCCAGATGGCAAGTACCCTGCTGCTGGGAAGTCGGACATAGAGGGCATCTTTCCACCACCATATTTTGAGTGGTTCCAGTtcgccaag GAATTCACTGAGTACACCAATTTGGAGGAGTGTATTTCCTTCTTGTGTGATTACATCACTGAACATGGCCCCTTTGACGGACTCCTTGGCTTCTCTCAG GGTTCAACACTATCAGCCTTAATGCTCGGATACCAAGCTCAG GGAAAGATATTACAGAACCATCCACCCTTcaagttttttatttcaatCTCAGGGAGCAAGTTCAGAGATCCAAGCATCTGTGAAATTGCTTACAAAGAACCCATCAAAGTGAAATCTGTCCACTTTATAGGAGCCAAGGACTGGCTTAAAGTTCCTTCAGAGGACTTTGCCAGTGCCTTTCACAATCCACTGATCATCAGGCATCCTCAAGGGCACACTGTCCCTAGACTTG ATGAAAACACAACTGAGCTACTCAAAGAATGGACCAAGACGGTTCTTCTTGATGGAAAGAGTTTGGCTGAAGATAATGATCCAAAGACTTTGTCTGAAGATAATGATTCAAAGACGTCAAATGATACCTCTGGTGAAAGCCAGAGTGTTGTTGTTGAAGCTTGA